A window from Triticum aestivum cultivar Chinese Spring chromosome 6D, IWGSC CS RefSeq v2.1, whole genome shotgun sequence encodes these proteins:
- the LOC123143231 gene encoding uncharacterized protein, protein MEGERQPPPAAAAAVSKVLDDDDLLAEILLRVGLPTTLVRASLVCKRWLAHASGRAFLRRFRKLHPPRLLGFYVEGDRDVPADPPAFVPVLPQPAELAAVVRRASFSLDVYRVLLAQIHDCRNGSVFVQVGTEGRAVMRVHTPLCPQRRVAFIPPLPRPALRPRGLCSFTQILSTEERGGLSYHYLYVESTVDKPETRLHIYVLQDGLWLPRAPLDMHQLPRPLLQPKPVLVDTRIYMPAGLSDIIVLDLTASSFSTIQLPRGTKHDECGGTTMLARSYDASGVYFVLVEEFQLLIWLHKGGNWSLVDTICLREMCPDFRTLGCTVEDEDSDLIIRRAGNDAEFVLLQMGRCALHLDTRCRTLRKVYEQTEEHQCFGDIHPFMMIWHPTFPALRRDHARDAM, encoded by the coding sequence ATGGAGGGCGAGAGgcagccgccgccggcggcggcggccgccgtgTCCAAGGTGCTGGACGACGACGACCTCCTCGCAGAGATCCTCCTCCGCGTCGGCCTCCCCACGACCCTCGTCCGCGCCTCCCTCGTCTGCAAGCGCTGGCTGGCGCACGCCTCCGGCCGCGCCTTCCTCCGCCGTTTCCGCAAGCTCCACCCGCCCCGCCTCCTCGGCTTCTACGTCGAGGGCGACAGGGACGTCCCGGCCGACCCGCCGGCCTTCGTCCCGGTGCTGCCCCAGCccgcagagctcgccgccgtcgtccgCCGCGCGAGCTTCAGCCTGGACGTCTACAGGGTCCTGCTGGCCCAGATCCACGACTGCCGGAACGGCAGCGTCTTCGTCCAGGTCGGGACCGAGGGCAGAGCGGTCATGAGGGTGCACACCCCGCTCTGCCCCCAGAGACGCGTCGCCTTCATCCCGCCGCTCCCGCGCCCTGCACTCCGGCCCCGTGGTCTCTGCAGCTTCACGCAGATCCTCTCCACGGAGGAAAGGGGCGGCCTTTCCTACCACTACCTGTACGTGGAGTCTACCGTGGACAAACCAGAAACCAGGCTGCACATATACGTGTTGCAAGATGGTCTCTGGCTCCCGCGTGCTCCCTTGGACATGCACCAACTCCCTCGTCCATTACTCCAGCCAAAACCCGTGCTCGTCGACACAAGAATTTACATGCCGGCGGGCCTGAGCGACATCATTGTCCTGGATTTGACGGCCTCGAGTTTCTCCACGATTCAACTCCCACGGGGCACCAAGCACGACGAGTGCGGCGGCACCACCATGCTGGCACGGTCTTATGATGCTTCCGGTGTGTATTTCGTCCTTGTCGAGGAGTTTCAGCTTCTCATCTGGCTCCACAAGGGGGGCAACTGGTCGCTGGTGGACACCATTTGTTTGCGTGAGATGTGTCCTGATTTCAGGACGTTAGGCTGCACGGTTGAGGATGAGGACAGTGATCTTATCATAAGACGGGCGGGGAACGATGCTGAGTTTGTGCTCTTGCAGATGGGCCGGTGTGCGCTCCACCTGGATACCAGGTGTAGGACACTGCGTAAGGTGTATGAGCAGACGGAAGAGCATCAATGTTTTGGTGATATCCATCCCTTTATGATGATCTGGCATCCCACATTCCCTGCACTCCGGCGTGATCATGCAAG